TGGCACAGCAGAGCGGCCACAACCGCTCACCTCACCACTCCTTCCTCCAATTTCGCATTCAAGGCGACTCCTTTGGTTAGAGTAGTAGAGGTGCACGAACCAAGAACCAGAAGCAGAAGCGGAAGCAGAGGCAGCAATGCAGGGCTCCAAGACCAAGTAAGCATTGGCTAACCCTCCTGCGCACTCTGCTGCGAGTTCTTGATCGGTGCAGCAAGCTTCTCCGGCTTGCTGGATCTTGCTTTGGTGTGGGCAAGATAGATCTGGCCTTGTGGTTCTTTGATCTGATGGCGGCGGTTCGGTTTTTCTTGGCGCTGCAGATCTGGCCATGCCGAGGCGAAGAGCAACGGCAAGGCGGAGGCGAAGggcacgccgccgacgcccaaGAGCGCCAAGATTGCGAGGAAGCCGGCCGTGCCcaaggcgccgccgcgcccctccGCCGACAAGTCCCAGTCCCCCGGCTCGGCCGACCGCAAGAAGAGCGCCTCCCGGATCACCACCCCTCCAGAGGTATGCCAATtcatgctcctcctcctctcgccggtGATGCTGAACTGAAAACTGCTTGCTTTTTGGCTGGAAtctgagtgttttttttttatggtttgTAGAAGCAAGGGAAGGCGACGAAGCCCGCTCAGGAGTCGGTGGCCGCGAAGCCGTCGCCTCAAGAGCCGGTGGCCGTGAAGCCGTCGTcccaggagcaggagcagcaggcGCTGCTGGCTGCAGTTCAGCAGGAGCTCGTGAAGGCCAAGGAGGAGTtggtggagaaggagaaggagagggggaaaGTCCTGGATGAACTGGAGCGTGCCAAGAGGGCGGCTGATGAGGCCAATGCGAAGCTCCAGGAGGCGCTCGCTGCGCAGAGCAAGGCGGcggaggagtcggcggcggagcagtccggcgatgccgaagcggagCAGGCGAGCGCGAGCATGGAGGATGAGCTGCGGACGAAGCTGGCGAGCATGCAGAGCCAGCAGGAGGCTGACATGGCCGCACTGCGTTCGACGGTGGAGCAGCTTGAGCAGGCCAGGTATGAGCTAGCGGATGCAATCGATGCCAAGAACGCGGCGCTTACCCAGGCAGATGATGCCATGAGGGCTTCAGATGAGAATGCCGAGAAGATCAAGCTCCTCGATGCGGAGGTGGCGCATCTCAAAGGGCTGCTTGATTCCGAGGTAGGGAGCTCGTCAAAAGGTGCTGTGGAGCACATTAGGAAGCTTGAAGAAGAGAACTCTGGATTGAAGCTTGAGCTTGAGAAAGCAAATGTCGCTGAGCAGAGGGCAGTTGAATTGGAAGGTGTGGTTGAACAGCTTGAAGTTGAAATCGCTGATGTTAAGAAGGCGCGCGCGAGGTCAGAGGAGTTACTTGGCAAATGGAAGACAAAAGCACTGGAATTGGAGGTCAGGTTGGAGGAAGCTGATCAGTCTAACATTCTCAAGGGCGAGTCCTTAGAATCAGCAATGAAAGAATTGGATGCAAAAATGACTCTGCTCCAAGAAAAAGAATCTGAAATCGAAGCACTTCAGGATAAGGTCAGGTCTTTGGAGGATGAAGTAGCCAAGCAGAAAGAAGATTTTCATACTGCTGATAAGGAAGCTGATGAATTAAGGTTGGAGATAGAAGACCTTAGGTTGAAGCTCGAAGCGGCGGAAGAAGACCTTAACAATGACAAGATTGCCAGTTCAGAAATGGAAACCCTGATTGAACAGAAGAACATGCTAGCCAAGGAACTTGAAGCTAGCAAAGCTGAAGTTGAGAAGATTAAGAAGGCCATGGAGGGTCAAGCCTCTGCTTTGCACGAAATGTCAGCTCAACTGAGAGTGGCGCAGGAGAAGTACCTAGATAAACAAGAGGAGATTGATCGTGCTCGTGCACAGGTAGAGGAGCTCAATGTAAGTCTGCAGAATACAAAGGAGAGCTATGAGGTAATGCTTGACGAAGCAAACTATGAAAAAGTTTGTCTCAAGAAGTCAGTTGAGAGAATGGAAGCAGAAACCAAGAGTGCGTCTGAGGAATGGCAGTCCAAAGAGCTAAGTTTTGTTAACTCAATTAAAAAATCAGAAGAAGAAATCATCAACGCCAGAGCTCAGATGGACAAGACCTTGGAGGCTGTAAAAGGCAAAGAAAGTGAAAATGCTGAGTTACAGGAGAAGTTGAAGCATCTTGAAGCTCAGCTAATGGAAGCTAACAAAACATGCGAGGAAGCCAAGGCCGAGACCTTCCAGTGgaaggaaaagctactagaCAAAGAAAATGAGTTGCAGAACATAAAACAAGAGAACGATGATTTGCAAGCAAAGGAACTTGTTGCTTCTGAGAAGATAAAGGAGCTCTCCGTGCttgcaaatgcaaaagatggAGCTACAAATGGTAGTCACAAGGAAGAAAGTAATGTCAAGGGGGACAGCGAGGATGATGAACCGGTAATGGTAGTTGCAAAGATGTGGGAGAACAGCAAGGTTACTGATGATGCCTCATCTAAGGAGAAGGGAAACGATGGTGAATCAGAAGTTGATTTAGAGTCCAACACGGGAGATTCCATTGTTGATGGCAATGGTTTGCACTCCACGACGGCGAGCAATGGCAACGCATCACCGCCCAAGCAGCAGCCGCAAAAGAAGAAGCCCTTGCTGAAGAAATTTGGTGGTCTGCTGAAGAAGAAAACCCAACCTTAGCATAAATTCTGATGACATTTCTTTGTTTTGTGCTATATGGCATCTCTTTCTTTGACTGGTCATCTAGCTTCTGGGTATTGCCTCatcatggtaaaaaaaaatgttgggtGTTTTAAGAGAATACAAATGGTCGATTGTATTTACAACCGTTTGTTTATTCCTTGTGCATGTTTGATCGTCATTCATATTCTAGTTATTGTATTTATTGTTATTGATGTATAATATGCCTTGATAATGTTGCTGTAAAAGGAGCAGAAATTTTCAATTTGATTGGTACAGATTCATTTGAGAACATATATAGTTTAAGTGCACTATTCATCTCAAGCATAAAGTTTCATGGTGCTCCATGTTCTTGAGCTGGCCTTACAGGGTGATAATGGTAATGGCTTATGCATTATTGGACAAAAAGCCTATCATGCATGTGACAGCAAGCATGTTTTTGATCAGATTGTTTGCTCATCAATAATGGATTTGCTCCAGCTACTATTCAGATTCAACATTTCCACTAACCACATGAACTTAACAGTCAATACAATAATCTGCATTGTCTATGCCTAATTCGTTCATGTGACTCGCAAGGATGGGCACGGAAAGGCAGCAGCCGGTTATGCAGGTATAGGCCCTATGGTGAGAATGGTGATCTTTCAATGAGACCATAAATTCATCGCAATTTATTGGCTGCAGATCAGTGGCAGCTAACTTACCAGTACTGTGCTGCCTGTTCCTGAAGGGTGAACGTTCTAACAGAGAGCTTCCTATTGTGTTCCAAGTCAATATAAGCCTATCAGATTACCAGTACTGCTACTTGGCAATGTGTTTTGTTTCAGTTGATCTCGACCGTTGCAACAAGGACCTGAAATGACAGTAATACTACGTGACAGTAAATGAGTCTTATCTGCAGTTCCAAAAAACCAGGTCCACATGAGCATCTTTTCTGCTCATCACTTGGATAGACGATAGTTCCATGTCGACCGCCAAATCGGTTTGGTTTGTTTCCAATACACGCCAAATATGTGAATTCAGatgatactactactactactcaataTGATGCGGAAGTGATGCAAGCTTTGTACCTGGAGAGACGTCCAGCGCTTCTCTTGTTGATGGAACTGGAGATAAAGGAGAAGCGTAGGCCACCATGGTCAAGGGGACCACCGGACCAGTTCCTCCTCAGTGAAACCATGTGAAGATCTGACATCTCTGCATGAACAAAACGGCCGGGTTCAATATCCCTACATTACATGGGCATGCCCCAGATGGGCACGGCCTTTGTGTCCTGAGACATTGGCACGTTACGCTGCGTACCTTTGTGATCCCAGTAGTCCACAAAGCTGTGCCAGAAGGAATAGTGTCCTGGGAACAGTAAAATTGCAACATGAAGAAAAAGAGCAGCTTGCAAATTCCTTAGCATACAGATGTGCCAATGTTGTACATCAAATATTTTACTGCTGGGATAATGGATTTGGGTGGGAAGCGGCTTTCCACATAAAGGGTCAAAGGGACGATTTGGAGCTCAGAAATACACAGAAAGCTTCTGCAGTCCTGCTGGTACTAAATTCTTGCCTGTGCACAAAAGCAAGCATGcctgtgcacaacattggaatTCGTTTACAACAGGCACAGTTTTAATTAACCATGCCAAAaccaagagaaagaaaaaaaatcataacgtATTAGTAACGTATTTTgtggttgagacttgagagatgAGGGAGAAAGGGGTGACAATCCCAGATCAAGTTAAAAATGTAGACAGTAAACCTATCCAGTGTGGTAAATGTACACTAAAGCATTGATAATGATTCTCAGAAAGAGAACTCCTTAGGTAAATATTTGCCGAATTTGCTGGATAAAAAGCTCTTGTACTTTCCCTTCAATTCCCCCACTGCAGTAAAAGCCATGCATTCTTCCATCAAAAAAGGGTCACACTATATGGTTGATGTTAACTGCATTCTAGTTTCATGAATTATTTACCTCTAATATCTTCAGATTTGCGGTCTGGCAGATTGTTCGATAATAACACCTCTATTAGCCTCACGAACTCCTTGCCTGTATTTGACAATGTTTGAAAGTTAAAAGCCCTTCACTAAAATAAAGCAAACAGAATTATATACATGAAAAGCCAGAAATTTTATTACCATCTATGTACTTTCCAGAGCTCTTGGCATTTATCAGATAAGTAGGTGTATTATCTTCTTTCAGCTGGAAAGGTAGAACATTGGTCTTTTGGCATATATACCAGAATGCTAAGAGTGGTAATCATGAAGGGAACTTACATGAGAAAATAAGGAATTTGCTAGGGCAATGGGGTCAAGAGGGGAGGGGTCCTTGCTGTAAGCTGGGATAAATTTACCATCACAATATCCTGCTAAGAAATGGTAAGCAGCCTGGCCTGGAGAAAGCTTTGATAATGCTGGTAGGGCATCAGTACTGAACGTAAAAGGAAACCAAACACATTGTTAGCAAACTCAGTTTTAGAAAAACTGTAGATAACGCAACAAACAGCAGTACATATATGTTGTCCCATTCCTTCTAGCTACAATTTATGTGGATCTTAAACATGCAGAAATATGAAGCACTTCTTGTTACTTTTGCAAACTATCTTGTCACAATATTCTGTAAATGAGAGGCAAAACAGCAAATGATGTTGTGCACCCTTTGAAGCACAGGTTCTTCATTACCTATCTGATGATACAATAATAACTTGAGTTGGTCTGGTAAACAAATTTGGTTCCCTAGCCTTTGTGGCGAATAGCACATTAGATCCTTTAGGGGAGACAACTACACCACTGTCAGTGGACACGAGAACGTCCTGAAGTTTTAAGGATTTTATGACATCCACTGGAGCAAACAACAATACAGCAGAACCACCAAAAGACAGGAGCCTATGGAAGACAAATATGATAATTATGAAAGAGGGAAAATATACTTATGGAGAGAGATAGAAAAGAGCACATCCTACCACCCAGGAAATGGTAGTCCTCCCCTTGCTGATAATACAGGGGCAGTCAAAGCACTAAGAGCACCTTTGAGCATAGCGGAATCAGCAAATGCTTTACCACATAGGATAAGTGACGAGCGTTCTATGTCTGCTGCTGCAAATCCATTGGCGTATTGTGATCCAGAACCAAGAGAATTCCTGACATTAGCACTGTCCAAAAACATGCATCAAGAAATATTAGTTTTTGGCGCTATCATCAGCTAAAGGTGTGGTGGCTTTTGCTGATGCAAAGAAAAGATTACCTTATCGAGCTGGCAACATATATAGTCAATGGGCATGTGTCATGGGAAATAGAACGATCTGGTGTTTTCCAAAGGATATTGGAGAGCAACAGAACAGCAGAGGGGTTATCGCTAATAACACGGACCTTTGCATCACACTCCACAGAGGAACCAACAGCACCGTCTTGGACATACAGACTTGAGATCGATGAAAGATGAAAGGTCACCTATAGAAAGATAACAGCCCATCAAAACATAAGGAGGCCAGCTAAATTGAGGCACTGTAGCTCAACTGATAAGAGGAACCTTAAATACTGTTTGCAATAGGTGGCAAACTAATCCAGATCAATTTACAATTCTGAGATAACATCGCATGAATAATTGaataaaaaatacaaatgtACCAGTTTAAGAAGCTTTGCGAATTGAGCTCTTGAAACATCAGGAATCCCGCTAATGACATTTCCTCTAACATGAAGTGGAATGCCAGACAGGCACTCTCCATGCCCAGAAGAAGGTAACAAGTTCTACATTAGCATCAATCATATCAATTGTATGTACGCATAATACATATACTCACATACCTGTGTAAGCAGCACCACCTTTCTGAAGTTCCGATTTCTCCAGGTTATAGAAGACCTTATCTTTTACAACAACACCTCTTCCAGCAATAGCCCAATTAAGACCATATGAAACTTCTTGGTCTTCTCTGTGCAACAAATAGTACATTAAAGTAGTTCAAATATTTTGTTTGTATTGACTGGTGCAATTCGAATGAACCGAACATCTAACTTGGTAGACGAAACACCAAACAATGTAATCAAGTCGTCAGGTCATCATGTAATTGGCTGTGTATATCCCCTTGTGGATATAGAGGCCAGATTCTATCCACCATCTAAAAAAGTCATCATGTGATCTTGCACAGTAGAACATTGTGTTTtgtgtaaaaaataaaaaatcagagTTTACAAGCATATATAGGATGAAAAGTGTATGGTATGGCCACGCTTACCTCGACAGGGCAGTAATCTCTCATTGCTTCGATGGTAAGCGCACTGGAACTGCACCATTTCAGAAGCCAAAATTTACCGTCAGACTCCCCAATATACACTAGCATTTCAAAATCAGAGCTATTGAACAATCGCAATATTTTCGCATCACAGAACTAAAAAACCTTGCGTCTCGCACAGAATCCCATCAAAATTCTCTCCGGGCGAATCCCACCAAATTCAACAGAAATCGACACATTCAACCAGCCCTTCGATCACCCAACGACGCATCGCACGAGCATAAACCAGGAAGCCAACTCCTCCAAATCAGCTATCGAACTAGAGCTCCTTCTCCAACTCTCGGTTCAGAATCGAGGCACTCCGAAACCCTCGCCGAATAAACCGCGGGATTCGTAAAACGCACAGGCCGGCGGAGTAGTACGGAAGCTAACCCTCACCTGCCGgaggctcgccgccgacgcggacgccgcgcccgcggccacggcggcgcggcggagagggcCCAGCATGTGGTCCGCGGTCCGGTCCGGCGGCTTCGTTGTCGCCCAGGCGCCGCCTGCTCCTCCCACGAGctcacggcggaggcggcggtgtggtgtggtggcggctggcggctgCGTCGGCGTTGGCTCCGCATCGGCCCAGTCAAATCTAGCCCATTTAGTGGCTAAACCGGATGGGCCCAGATATTTGTAGTGGGCTGCCTACACTATTGTTCGGCCTCTTCTCAGAAAAATGTTTTTGGGCCGTAATACATATACTGGGATAGTTTTGGCCCATTATGTTAAGCCATCTAGAACAAATTGATGAATAGTGGTCCAATGGACCTTGTTTTTCTCTGAAACGAAAAGGAAAGTCCATTTGGCCATTTTTCATCACTTTGAACAACTAACGGCTGCGTTTTCCTTTCAAATTTGAAGCTTGAACAATCACCAGTTCTGTCCAACAAAATGATATCTTGTTTGAAAAAGTACAcctaaggtccctcaacttgtcatcgagttacaaaatcgtccccaaccgcaaaaccagatatatgaaatcccccaacttacaaaaccgtttatTTTACATCCTTAGGTGATTTTGACCTCGATTTTATCCAACGTGACGCTGAGTCAGGGTGGAACCacgtaggccccacatgtcagggtgtCCACGTcacccctctctttcccctcttctctcctttcctcctctctctctctctcacctctctGCGCAGGCTGGTCAgcgggtggagaggagggcgtcggcgccggcgatgggcgacaaggcggcgacgacatcgtccgcggccggccgcggcggcggcgccgcctgctCCAGGACGGGGCGTAAGAGGTCGATGAAGACGACCCGAGGAGGCGGGTGAGCACGCAGCGACCGACCGAGGGGAGCggagcagcagcggcgcgcgagcgagcgagcggcggagcggagcggcgtcGGCAGCGAGCGTGcagcggagcggagcggcggcaagcGAGCGGCCGGTGGAGTGTAGTGGAGAGGCGGCGGCATCCGCAGCTCGGCGAAGTACCATGGCGGCGTCAAGAACACTAGGCAGCACGGCGCAATGTGAGAGCGAGCCAGCGAGGTGATGGGGTTCAGCGACATGCCCTTGGAGGTGAGCAGTATATGGATGAGCACTAGCCGCGtggcctcggcggcgacggcggcgagctgcaGCATGACGCCGAACGCGTCGAACCGCGCCTCGCCGTAGGCGGCGATGGTGACGCCCGCGGAGATGCCGAGCATGTTGAGCATGGAGGCGCCGCGGAAGGAGTCGGTGCGGaaggcgggcgggcggcggcggcaggcgagcgcgcggccagcggagcggagcggcggtgaTGATGAtccctaccgccgccgcccccctgccgcccttcttcttctccaccgcctccgcctgcaggatgaaaaataactaaaatgttCCATAAACAATGAGCCAATTAAGGATGAGTAAGGACTGACTGGATATAGTTCAGTACATCTGCTTCCTGCAAGGGATTAGCAAGATGAGTAAAGAAGTTTTTCCATCAAAAAAGGACTGAAAGAACTAGTCCTTGATTGTGGGACAAATGAACAATACAGCATGCCGTTGAAGCTTATTAAAAGAGTTTATCAACCAGTGAATATAGAGGTTATGGGAATTTGGATACAAGCTTATATCATTAATGGTGACCTCGTTCGCGGACCTCCAGACCTCCAGAAGCTGCCGCCGGACGTCGCCCGTGACGTGGACGCCGTTGTCGGCACGGCCGAGGGGTTCCACGCGGACGCCGCGCGGGCCAGGGGCCTCCTGGAGCGGTGCGGCGCCGCGGCCTCCGAGCAGGTCGTGGTGGCCGTGCTGGCCCGCCTCCGCCTGCAGCACAAGCTGGTGGTGGCGGTCCGACGACGTCCCAGCCGCCGCTTGACCACCGGCGCCGCACCGCGCACGACTCCGACGGCGCCATGCAGCTCCTCTTGCACATGGGCTTTGCTAGCTATAGATAGCTCCGTCCCCTTGACTCTCTGTGCGATACAGATACTGCAAGCTAGCGAAGCAAACCGTGGCCGCGGCTTAGGAAAATATCGCAATTCACGGAgcggccgccgcccccgctCCGCTCTCTCCACCACGGCAATGGTGCCACACGgcacgcggaggaggaggccgagggaAGGCAGACGACCGTCGCGGTCGTCCCCCGCCAGCCGCCGGCCACGGCGGGCCTCCTAACCTCCCCGCTACATCGACGAAGGTGTCGCCATCCACGACGCCCAGGGAAAaatgagagaggaagggagtgaagaggaaaagagagagtccgtgctgatgtggcatcctgacatgtggagcccacgtgagtcccatgctgactcagccgccacgtaggataaaaccgggatcaaaaccaccgaaggatctaTTGTGAccagttttgattagttaagggacccccgatatctggttttgtggttagagtacaattttataactcgatgacaagttgagggaccttcggtgtactttttcctatctTGTTTAAAAAGGGTATCGTGGTCGCAAAGTGTGGCACAAAAGAACATGACCACAAACCAAAACGCAGAAATTGGCACACGATCATACGCATCGCAAGCAGAGCAAGGAGGAGACCGGCACGGCACAGAGACAGGTTGTGATTGAACCACTGAATATGGATTGAATGAATCTGATCAATATATACAGGGATCAGATCAGTTTGCTTGTCCCATCTAAACAACACTACTTGGCTTAATGCTTACACATCAAAGCAGCTTTGCCTGATGGGCATTGTGCCTCCCCAGACTCCATAATTTGGGTGGCTAAACACTTCACTTCGTAAATGTTTCGATGGCAACCCAAGCAGGCTTCCAGTAATGGAGAGGGGTCAGGGAAGCACTTGGGGTTGGAGGTCCTGTCATGCTGTGTAGTCTTTGCAAACCATGGTGTTGTCAGGCCTTTGATGCTCCTACTACTTCTGAAGCAACCCTGCATGCTGGAGCTTCATATGTACAGGTGAGGGCATGCGGATCGGCGCTTCGGTGATCATGACGCGGTAACTGCAATTTCCGTTGTTTTTTCTTGCGCTTCGTCCTTGCCCAACAATGTTGGTGTGACCGAAACAATCCCGATCAAGAACAGCAGCGCTATCGATTGGGTATCATACAGGTCACTCAATGATGTTAACTCTCCTAGAGCAATCCCAGCCTGGATATAAGAAGAAACAATGAACAGGGTTACACAAAGTAGGTATCGTGCAAaccagaatgaaaaaaaaacatgttaggAACTTACCCTGACAGTAACATAGGAAGCTGGGATGAGACCGATGAGAGTTGCCAGTAAGAATATATGGTAGGGCACATCTACTATGGGTGAAGCTAAGTTAATGAAGGTGTTTGGCAATGTTGGGGTGACCCTGAGAAAAAGCATGTAATTCAAcagcttttctcttcttttggcaacctggaaagaaagaaaagttgCACCTTTTCAGTAATGAACGGATGCCCCTGAGGATCTTGAATCGGATATTCAACACAATAAGCAGAGCAACTAGAATATTTGAGTTGATGCCAACCTGCTTCTGGAAGAACATGAGCTTATCTGGCCACAGTGAGAACACCAATGGCTTTCCAATCAGCTTCGACAGGAAAAAGCACGAAGAAGCACCAGCAGAGGCTGCAAATACCACGAGGGCCACACCCCGGAGTTGCCCAAACAGAGAACCGGCAAGCAATGACATGAATATTGTTCCTGGGATCATGAAGGTCTGCATGAAGATGTACACAGAACAGTAACCCACCAACACTTGTATGGTGTAATCACTGGTATAGTTCTCAAGATGTCCACTGCAAAGAAAACATTTTGTAGTTAGAAACAGAAACCAAGGACCATATACACTGTTAACAGTAGCAATTGGACTATTCCTATGCACATAACCGAACTTCATTTATAGCTTAAAATTAAATAACTAATGATAGCAACTGGGCCACAACGCAATCCACATGACATAACAGTAGCGAACCGATAGCTCATATCACACGTATAGAGCAGATCAATATATGTATTATTGTTCAGTTTAGGAGCATGGAACATGCATAGACTCAGTCCAGAGTACAAATTATTAGTAGCTGGCAAGAAAGCGACAAGGTAATTAGAGAAAGATTGAGGGATTTCTTACTCAACAATATTCAAATGGGTTAAAATTACTTCCATTGAGTTAATCATGGAGCTACGACGTTTGGTATTATTGCCTAAATCACGCAAATATTCCAGGTCTTAACACACGTTACTAATTGCAGAGTTCCTATATTCACAGATTTTAAGGGCAGTTTGAaatggccaaaaaaaaaaggaaataacaGGTTAGGCTCCCAGATTTATGAAATCCGCAGCTTGCAAATTACTTTCACCAGATCCAGGATCTACCTCTTGCatagaaacaaaagaaaatcccCAGAGACGAACGCTAAGATACTTCCGAAATCACGAGATAAACTCTACTAATTCCCTCTAATTTCCCCCCAGTCAACTGTTCCATTCCCATAAACGCTGATCCACAAAAGGTGGGCAATTTTAACCTTCAAATCGCAccaaaaaacgaaaaaaaatggATTCTTGCAAAGCTTAGAATGGCATAAGAACTGCATCTGTCATCTATGCATTACCCTCCGGTTGAACCATCAAAACAAACGCGCATTAAGACAGAAATCGTGTCTTCGTAACTCAACGAAGGTGACAATCTACTTGCAGGAATTAATTGATCAATAAACATAAAATTCACGAcacaaaacaaagaaagaaactttGAATATACAATAGCGCCCCCAAAATGGAGCTTTTGTGAACGAAATTGACCGTACGCCAACTGAAACAAGAAACgaggttggggggggggggggcagcgaATGATTACGTGAGGATTTGGAGCTCCTCGAGGTTGCGCGGCAACTTGAGGAAGCTGTAGTCGGAGTCCGGCATGGAGAGGTAGACTCCGACGAGCCCggtggcgaaggcggcggcgaccccggcgccgagcgccgcctcccACACCGGgaacctctcctccctccccatctcctcccgcCTCCTTACCCCCTTGCAAAAAATCCGGGGTCcaagcgaggaggaggaggagaggaagaagaagaagagagagagatggagttTGAGAAGAGGAAGATGAGAGCTTTCTTTGgctccctctcttctcttctcttccctctTTCCCTTTCTTCCTCGGTTGCTTTTCTTGGTGAGTTTATacgggaggggagagagaggttcgaatattctctctctccctttttttgattatatattttgCCTTTTCCTTGTGTAAATGTTGTTGTTTCGTTGTTTCTTAGCGTTGGTGCAAAGATAAACATGCTTTTGGTCAGGATTTGTTTGGTCTGTAGGATTTTAGGAAATTTTCAAATCAAGACAAATTTTATGTAACCTTCGGACATTCAGCATACTCTCTACattctataaaaaattaaatcctgatgatgaatctggatatacacTCATTCttaggatttaattttttttatggggCGGGAGAGAATACATGTTACACTCCGCCCTTTTTCACGTTAGTTAGTTCAATATCATTTTAGCCTCCTCTTGTCGTTTATCTTTTAGCTTATAATGGattgttaaaatttaaatttaaacttaaattgttaaaaagttgaattttaaagttttattgtagtttatttttaacACTAGCTTTTTAATCGTTACGGacttctataaaaaaattctaatcaTAAATTGTTTTTTATGGCTTATTAACTGTAGGCCAAATGTtaaatgtgtgtgtgtgggggggggggggggttcagaTGACAATTTTTTGGAGAGTTTCTTTTAATAGTCCCCCT
This window of the Oryza sativa Japonica Group chromosome 4, ASM3414082v1 genome carries:
- the LOC4336830 gene encoding WEB family protein At5g16730, chloroplastic, coding for MQGSKTKSGHAEAKSNGKAEAKGTPPTPKSAKIARKPAVPKAPPRPSADKSQSPGSADRKKSASRITTPPEKQGKATKPAQESVAAKPSPQEPVAVKPSSQEQEQQALLAAVQQELVKAKEELVEKEKERGKVLDELERAKRAADEANAKLQEALAAQSKAAEESAAEQSGDAEAEQASASMEDELRTKLASMQSQQEADMAALRSTVEQLEQARYELADAIDAKNAALTQADDAMRASDENAEKIKLLDAEVAHLKGLLDSEVGSSSKGAVEHIRKLEEENSGLKLELEKANVAEQRAVELEGVVEQLEVEIADVKKARARSEELLGKWKTKALELEVRLEEADQSNILKGESLESAMKELDAKMTLLQEKESEIEALQDKVRSLEDEVAKQKEDFHTADKEADELRLEIEDLRLKLEAAEEDLNNDKIASSEMETLIEQKNMLAKELEASKAEVEKIKKAMEGQASALHEMSAQLRVAQEKYLDKQEEIDRARAQVEELNVSLQNTKESYEVMLDEANYEKVCLKKSVERMEAETKSASEEWQSKELSFVNSIKKSEEEIINARAQMDKTLEAVKGKESENAELQEKLKHLEAQLMEANKTCEEAKAETFQWKEKLLDKENELQNIKQENDDLQAKELVASEKIKELSVLANAKDGATNGSHKEESNVKGDSEDDEPVMVVAKMWENSKVTDDASSKEKGNDGESEVDLESNTGDSIVDGNGLHSTTASNGNASPPKQQPQKKKPLLKKFGGLLKKKTQP
- the LOC4336831 gene encoding uncharacterized protein isoform X2, coding for MLGPLRRAAVAAGAASASAASLRQFQCAYHRSNERLLPCRDQEVSYGLNWAIAGRGVVVKDKVFYNLEKSELQKGGAAYTECLSGIPLHVRGNVISGIPDVSRAQFAKLLKLVTFHLSSISSLYVQDGAVGSSVECDAKVRVISDNPSAVLLLSNILWKTPDRSISHDTCPLTIYVASSISANVRNSLGSGSQYANGFAAADIERSSLILCGKAFADSAMLKGALSALTAPVLSARGGLPFPGCTDALPALSKLSPGQAAYHFLAGYCDGKFIPAYSKDPSPLDPIALANSLFSHLKEDNTPTYLINAKSSGKYIDGKEFVRLIEVLLSNNLPDRKSEDIRVGELKGKYKSFLSSKFGKYLPKEFSF
- the LOC136355930 gene encoding uncharacterized protein; this encodes MLNMLGISAGVTIAAYGEARFDAFGVMLQLAAVAAEATRLVLIHILLTSKGMSLNPITSLARSHIAPCCLVFLTPPWYFAELRMPPPLHYTPPAARLPPLRSAARSLPTPLRSAARSLARRCCSAPLGRSLRAHPPPRVVFIDLLRPVLEQAAPPPRPAADDVVAALSPIAGADALLSTR
- the LOC4336832 gene encoding uncharacterized membrane protein At4g09580, with translation MGREERFPVWEAALGAGVAAAFATGLVGVYLSMPDSDYSFLKLPRNLEELQILTGHLENYTSDYTIQVLVGYCSVYIFMQTFMIPGTIFMSLLAGSLFGQLRGVALVVFAASAGASSCFFLSKLIGKPLVFSLWPDKLMFFQKQVAKRREKLLNYMLFLRVTPTLPNTFINLASPIVDVPYHIFLLATLIGLIPASYVTVRAGIALGELTSLSDLYDTQSIALLFLIGIVSVTPTLLGKDEAQEKTTEIAVTAS
- the LOC4336831 gene encoding uncharacterized protein isoform X1, producing the protein MLGPLRRAAVAAGAASASAASLRQFQCAYHRSNERLLPCRDQEVSYGLNWAIAGRGVVVKDKVFYNLEKSELQKGGAAYTECLSGIPLHVRGNVISGIPDVSRAQFAKLLKLVTFHLSSISSLYVQDGAVGSSVECDAKVRVISDNPSAVLLLSNILWKTPDRSISHDTCPLTIYVASSISANVRNSLGSGSQYANGFAAADIERSSLILCGKAFADSAMLKGALSALTAPVLSARGGLPFPGWLLSFGGSAVLLFAPVDVIKSLKLQDVLVSTDSGVVVSPKGSNVLFATKAREPNLFTRPTQVIIVSSDSTDALPALSKLSPGQAAYHFLAGYCDGKFIPAYSKDPSPLDPIALANSLFSHLKEDNTPTYLINAKSSGKYIDGKEFVRLIEVLLSNNLPDRKSEDIRVGELKGKYKSFLSSKFGKYLPKEFSF